A window of Haliscomenobacter hydrossis DSM 1100 contains these coding sequences:
- a CDS encoding polysaccharide deacetylase family protein, which yields MRIIFFSPHHSPRLDYVLKVIFEHINPHPYEWLYDENAYLRSSGAKINYSKAPIDPTEVWINPETLLFETNLALQPVQVKWVDGCPWLYFGEKKPGQLPADVFASSFYLLSRYEEYLPFTPDRHGRFTAANSLAQREGFLQLALVQRWVQALFQALQAQHSEFQWQPLAYHFAPTYDVDMPWLFCYRPWWKQLGGALRDLFFGKTQRLQDRWKAWKNPHSDPFYTFAQLMDWHKKYNLNPRFFFLMGDASTYDTNPSHQLPAQQALIRELAALYPIGIHPSYLSNAAPTRILLEKERLEKITGLPTEHSRQHFLKLRFPETYRHLIAAGIQADYSMGYADDTGFRAGTGVPFPWYDLEREECTALMIHPFVAMDVTLQQYLGMNAAEALARIKDLQREISSLGGPFCLLWHNSSFYPEDGWEGWKEMYEEVLRFCGK from the coding sequence ATGCGAATCATCTTTTTTAGCCCGCATCATTCGCCACGCCTGGACTATGTGCTCAAAGTAATCTTTGAACACATCAATCCACATCCTTATGAATGGCTATACGATGAAAACGCCTATCTTCGATCTTCGGGAGCAAAAATAAATTACAGCAAAGCACCAATAGACCCCACCGAAGTGTGGATCAACCCAGAAACTTTGCTGTTTGAAACCAACTTGGCGTTACAACCTGTACAGGTAAAATGGGTGGATGGTTGCCCTTGGTTATATTTTGGCGAAAAAAAACCAGGGCAACTCCCTGCCGATGTTTTTGCCAGTAGTTTTTACCTCTTGAGCCGTTACGAAGAATACTTGCCCTTTACGCCCGATCGCCACGGGCGATTCACTGCTGCCAACAGTTTGGCTCAACGTGAAGGTTTTTTGCAACTCGCGCTGGTACAACGCTGGGTGCAGGCGCTGTTTCAAGCACTACAAGCCCAGCATTCCGAATTTCAATGGCAGCCCCTTGCTTATCATTTTGCCCCCACTTACGACGTAGACATGCCTTGGTTGTTTTGTTATCGCCCCTGGTGGAAACAACTTGGTGGGGCATTGAGGGATTTGTTTTTTGGGAAAACCCAACGCTTACAGGATCGATGGAAGGCCTGGAAAAATCCCCACTCTGATCCTTTTTATACCTTTGCTCAACTGATGGATTGGCATAAAAAGTACAACCTAAACCCACGTTTTTTCTTCCTGATGGGTGATGCTTCCACCTACGATACCAACCCCTCGCACCAGTTGCCCGCCCAGCAAGCACTCATTCGTGAACTGGCTGCCTTGTATCCAATCGGTATTCACCCATCATACCTGTCCAATGCAGCGCCGACCCGCATTCTACTTGAAAAAGAGCGTTTGGAAAAAATCACTGGATTACCAACTGAACACAGTCGGCAGCATTTTTTGAAACTACGGTTCCCTGAAACCTACCGCCACTTGATTGCAGCGGGCATCCAGGCTGATTATTCGATGGGGTATGCGGATGACACGGGGTTTCGAGCTGGTACGGGCGTTCCATTTCCCTGGTACGATTTGGAGCGGGAGGAATGTACTGCCTTGATGATCCATCCTTTTGTAGCGATGGATGTAACCTTGCAACAATACCTCGGGATGAATGCGGCGGAAGCTTTGGCCCGCATCAAAGATTTACAGCGGGAAATCAGCAGTCTGGGTGGGCCATTTTGTTTGTTGTGGCACAACAGTTCATTTTATCCTGAGGATGGTTGGGAAGGGTGGAAGGAGATGTATGAGGAGGTTTTGAGGTTTTGTGGAAAGTGA
- a CDS encoding CocE/NonD family hydrolase, translating into MGMKNQKFYGLLVLSLVASNLWAQLQPAPADVLKNLQQIAVIDQKIMMPMRDGIRLATDIYRPKTEQKVPIIFSKTPYNFNSWSDGEQRNGTYQAALEAVKRGYAYVVQNERGRYFSEGDWEILGPPTTDGYDAVDWLSKQPWSNGKIAPIGCSSTAEWQMAVVAENHPALTTFIPQGFGAGVGRVGKFYEQGNWYRGGAGQMLFTAWLYGVQNDEIRPQFPKDATQEQLIRASKAFDLDPERARIDWAKGLAHLPLQDIIKNANGPKGVYEEMIRRKPNDPAWYKGGLYHDNMPIERPGFWFVSWYDVSSSPNLALYNHVRATAKDPNARNNQYLVIAPVLHCSYKRATENTIVGERSVGDARLNYDDLTYGWFDYWLKGEQNGFLEKTPKVQYYTMGLNKWQSSDVWPPANAKMTTLYLNSGSRANSLYGDGKLSTTAPKLDAPDSFTYDPMNPVPSYGGNVCCTGNAVQGGAFDQQKMEIRNDILVYSTEPLVDGVEVSGFIETTLYVSSDVKDTDFTIKLIDVYPDGTAYNLDETIQRVRYREGYDKEVFMEKGKVYKVELSPMSTSNYFEKGHRIRIEISSSNFPRFDRNMNTGGKNYDEAVGVVAHNNVHHSVQYPSQVRLPMVKK; encoded by the coding sequence ATGGGTATGAAAAATCAAAAATTCTACGGGCTACTCGTCTTATCACTTGTGGCTTCCAACCTTTGGGCACAACTACAGCCCGCACCAGCCGATGTTTTAAAAAACTTGCAACAAATCGCGGTCATCGATCAAAAAATAATGATGCCCATGCGCGATGGCATCCGACTGGCCACCGACATTTACCGCCCGAAAACCGAGCAGAAAGTGCCGATCATTTTTTCCAAAACACCTTACAATTTCAACTCCTGGAGCGATGGTGAGCAACGCAATGGCACTTATCAGGCCGCTCTGGAAGCCGTCAAAAGAGGCTACGCCTACGTGGTGCAAAATGAGCGCGGCCGCTACTTTTCGGAAGGAGACTGGGAGATCCTCGGTCCACCCACTACCGACGGTTACGACGCAGTAGATTGGTTGTCCAAACAACCCTGGTCCAATGGAAAAATTGCCCCGATTGGTTGCTCTTCTACTGCAGAATGGCAAATGGCGGTTGTAGCCGAGAACCATCCGGCCCTGACTACCTTTATTCCGCAGGGCTTTGGCGCAGGGGTAGGCCGGGTTGGAAAGTTTTATGAGCAAGGCAACTGGTACCGTGGAGGAGCAGGACAAATGTTGTTTACGGCCTGGCTCTATGGCGTACAAAATGACGAGATCCGCCCGCAGTTTCCCAAAGATGCGACGCAGGAGCAGCTGATCCGCGCCTCCAAAGCTTTTGACCTGGACCCCGAACGCGCACGCATTGACTGGGCCAAAGGACTGGCTCACTTGCCTTTGCAAGACATCATCAAAAATGCGAATGGCCCGAAGGGGGTGTACGAAGAAATGATTCGCCGCAAGCCGAACGACCCCGCCTGGTACAAAGGGGGTTTGTACCACGACAACATGCCGATCGAGCGCCCCGGTTTCTGGTTTGTTTCCTGGTACGACGTGTCCAGTAGCCCCAACCTTGCCTTGTACAACCACGTGCGGGCAACGGCTAAAGACCCGAATGCGCGCAACAACCAGTACCTGGTGATTGCGCCCGTGCTGCACTGCTCGTACAAACGCGCAACCGAAAATACCATCGTAGGCGAACGCAGCGTGGGTGATGCCCGCTTGAATTACGACGATCTGACCTACGGCTGGTTTGACTATTGGTTGAAGGGCGAACAGAACGGTTTTTTAGAAAAAACGCCCAAAGTACAGTATTATACTATGGGCTTGAACAAATGGCAATCTTCAGACGTGTGGCCGCCCGCTAATGCCAAAATGACGACCCTTTACCTGAACAGCGGCAGCAGAGCCAACAGTCTATATGGTGATGGCAAACTGAGCACTACCGCTCCAAAGCTTGATGCTCCCGATAGTTTCACCTACGACCCGATGAATCCAGTGCCATCTTATGGTGGCAACGTGTGCTGCACTGGCAATGCCGTGCAAGGTGGGGCCTTCGACCAGCAAAAAATGGAGATCCGCAATGATATTCTGGTGTACAGCACCGAGCCACTGGTAGACGGCGTAGAAGTGAGCGGGTTTATTGAAACCACGCTTTATGTATCCTCAGATGTGAAAGATACTGACTTCACCATCAAGCTGATCGACGTTTACCCCGATGGCACCGCCTACAATCTGGACGAAACCATCCAGCGCGTGCGCTACCGCGAAGGCTACGACAAGGAAGTGTTTATGGAAAAAGGGAAAGTGTACAAGGTCGAATTGTCGCCGATGTCCACGAGCAACTATTTCGAAAAAGGGCACCGCATCCGCATCGAAATTTCGAGCAGCAACTTCCCGCGTTTTGACCGCAACATGAATACGGGTGGCAAAAATTATGACGAAGCGGTGGGCGTCGTTGCGCACAATAATGTGCATCATTCGGTTCAGTATCCGTCGCAGGTGCGGCTACCGATGGTAAAAAAATGA
- a CDS encoding heparinase II/III domain-containing protein — MKPFFSLSILFSIILASVLSLSTAFVWSPSRSATPEPKLENPMSVQYLKEKLRKKSLRLVLNADIEKELKKKIETDPVIKNMYQAIRLNAQAIPQKPLLERVMEGRRLLAISREMLYRVNMLGMSYRMEKDKTILNRLNEEVIAVCNFSDWNPSHYLDVAEMSMAVAFAIDWAGDDLPKTTVAMAKTALIEKGIKPSYNKAGNTGWVNGTNNWNQVCHGGMIAAAIVIADQDPELAAQTIHRALEGMPHALDEYGPDGVYPEGATYWGYGTSFSVVTAAMFESAFGTDFGLSKYPAFIESATYKVLNVAPSGWYYNFADCGDKRGENGDVTLAWFAAKTGNKVFFEKERFLRPADKMGKLGRLDGAGLVWLSQYKEAQDVKVPEAWKGNGSNPIVIFKSGPEDPHQYYFGGKGGRGMVNHGNMDGGSFVFEVNGVRWAVDPGNQEYHELEKTGFDLWGRCQTCQRWTLLTKNNYGHSTLTINDSLHVTEGLATIGNFKSGSKPEATIEMTPTFAGQLKSAQRRFSKDGPQSLLIEDQIETIAKTKMVTWQLMTTADVEIVKGGAVLKQGGKKLKVENLSHPDITVSVISLYPAPLELDRQIPGLKRLELRIPGYLFKENKGKIAVRLVGE, encoded by the coding sequence ATGAAACCATTCTTCTCTCTTTCCATCTTATTCTCTATTATCCTGGCCAGCGTACTTTCCCTGAGTACTGCGTTCGTTTGGTCTCCAAGCCGCAGCGCCACCCCGGAACCAAAGCTGGAAAACCCCATGTCTGTACAATACCTGAAAGAAAAGCTGCGCAAAAAAAGCCTGCGGCTGGTATTGAACGCGGACATTGAAAAAGAACTCAAAAAAAAGATCGAAACCGACCCGGTCATCAAAAACATGTACCAGGCGATCCGCCTCAATGCCCAAGCCATTCCTCAAAAACCACTGCTTGAACGGGTGATGGAAGGTCGCCGTTTGTTGGCCATCTCCCGCGAAATGTTGTACCGGGTCAACATGCTGGGCATGAGCTACCGCATGGAAAAAGACAAAACCATCCTGAATCGCCTCAATGAAGAGGTAATTGCCGTGTGCAATTTTTCCGACTGGAATCCATCGCACTACCTGGACGTAGCCGAAATGTCAATGGCCGTAGCCTTTGCAATTGATTGGGCGGGCGACGATTTGCCCAAAACGACCGTAGCAATGGCCAAAACTGCCCTTATCGAAAAAGGCATCAAACCCAGCTACAACAAAGCGGGCAATACGGGCTGGGTCAACGGCACCAACAATTGGAACCAGGTCTGCCACGGCGGCATGATCGCCGCGGCGATCGTCATTGCCGATCAAGACCCTGAACTCGCTGCACAAACCATCCATCGCGCGCTGGAGGGGATGCCCCACGCCCTGGATGAATACGGCCCCGACGGTGTGTACCCCGAAGGTGCAACCTATTGGGGTTACGGAACCAGTTTTAGTGTGGTCACGGCGGCCATGTTTGAAAGTGCCTTCGGTACTGATTTTGGCTTGTCGAAATACCCCGCTTTCATCGAAAGTGCGACGTATAAGGTGTTGAATGTAGCGCCCTCGGGTTGGTATTACAATTTTGCCGATTGTGGCGACAAGCGAGGCGAAAACGGGGATGTGACCTTGGCCTGGTTTGCGGCAAAAACGGGCAACAAGGTATTTTTTGAAAAAGAACGTTTTTTGCGTCCAGCCGATAAAATGGGCAAATTGGGCAGATTGGATGGGGCTGGTTTGGTTTGGTTGTCGCAGTACAAAGAAGCGCAGGACGTCAAAGTTCCGGAGGCCTGGAAAGGCAATGGATCCAATCCGATTGTCATATTCAAAAGTGGTCCCGAAGATCCCCATCAGTACTATTTCGGAGGTAAAGGCGGCCGTGGAATGGTCAACCACGGAAATATGGACGGTGGTTCTTTTGTTTTCGAGGTGAATGGCGTGCGCTGGGCAGTAGACCCCGGCAATCAGGAGTACCACGAACTGGAAAAAACGGGTTTCGATTTGTGGGGGCGCTGCCAAACCTGCCAGCGTTGGACTCTGCTGACCAAAAACAACTACGGACACAGCACCCTGACCATCAACGATTCCTTACATGTAACGGAAGGCCTGGCGACCATTGGCAATTTTAAATCAGGTTCCAAACCTGAGGCTACGATAGAGATGACGCCCACTTTTGCTGGCCAACTCAAAAGCGCTCAACGCAGGTTTTCCAAAGATGGGCCACAATCTTTGCTCATCGAAGACCAAATCGAAACCATCGCTAAAACGAAAATGGTCACCTGGCAATTGATGACCACCGCCGATGTCGAAATTGTGAAAGGAGGGGCAGTGTTGAAGCAGGGTGGAAAAAAATTGAAAGTAGAAAACCTTTCTCATCCTGACATCACGGTTTCAGTCATTTCCCTATATCCCGCACCGCTGGAACTTGACCGTCAAATCCCCGGGTTAAAACGGCTGGAATTGCGTATTCCCGGGTATTTGTTCAAGGAGAATAAAGGAAAAATTGCGGTGAGATTGGTGGGGGAGTGA
- a CDS encoding T9SS type A sorting domain-containing protein, with protein sequence MKKIQSRLMWAIFCLFCLSIPGMMHAQNPTTVTNTVNANGFAVKKQVSNSTVPSGVVFTYTIFYTIPAGATSIVITDQVPASLVIDGVIPGTGCGTPTVSTVGNLVSYSLASVTSGCSGTFQINVHFPAGTTCPGTTARNQVCLEAKNQPKICTDFVSTTATANNPFAISKGVTGLSWNPQNNGCQYIMALGGNVTYNLMVYKASPYQGNDDGQINLNSAVVTDVLPAGATLVSSTCGVTQSGNTLTWNVGNLNAATPWVWMSCQVTVNYPAGSFPVNTQIPNTATLSGTNVCNQAFSVNSNTTCVQVAAPISSGTFSKGIYLNNKMPGCQGIYYLTTCNNGNTPLTFSVQDVLPAGVTVNSIVFNASAPVTASATLVNSSVSTIATSQTGNINWTAPNISPVASLSFSQTGLAAAGCLQIQIFFTINANVAPNTTITNCANLTSTQIPAQQSCVSFVTSTPAPDLCLYKEICSPQVAYQPGNIFRYRLRVQNIGSLNANFNLSDVLNPSLIYVGNQIAYSSNSYSPPCGGVGATPWPIATASVSGNTLTWTNLNIPSECQDFYYANCGAYGTQGVTFYFIEFDVKVAPDAASGIVPNTFTGSGGNLPTSETANTVNTIINVTHGTELTKEISKDNVTWSSSTTTSAGGNLWYRLNMKNTGTGPLYDVRKVDLLPINDGLNDWKVMNRSAARGSQFGVSNPTGYAYSVLATPAVSGTAGTMAGNNLSILNSLGVNIGTTTDAWPYTGSGNNVGIVYGAAYGLLSGGTLRASFKVTASANAQTNQQACNDFASRGSGKYIINGNLTYTPLTPAASNTVCASVVSSGCCEKTTLQAIQGKCCVKLVTPCEVKQIQVTVQGGTISGANWNCTASLGAYQGQSSYSFIPNGCIPTMEMCFDAAANNTTGSMVVMISITFSNGEQCFKEIKIDGCKPQKPSDCCGQWGLTFKSSHFKKTGTFTYVNPSNKSICSVNIIAAAGLSAGFYGVDGGPVSNPMTSTSLITLSPPAINSVVFWMSSSVVYSSNVVLQVNYCDGTFCRDTLKWKGTIINHDVATLSHAITSKLYAVRLQADPNSKYNSEIAAMAVSLDITDPGTGRLSSAPYIFAANAGKIEGEGLRDDQNCAVSTAMGADYVYARFPSLEDLDYCGTAIEKGLSLVIADNSGNKTAPTLMITYFDAEGNILSTRKFSNYISGDISTSAVDLKNNEADFMQVNVYPNPAKDQATLTYAIGRARTLKIDLYDTQGKLVQTLEQGHQSEGFHKLNVNTSSLPAGMYFIRMMSDGLVQNQRLSVVK encoded by the coding sequence ATGAAAAAGATCCAAAGCCGTTTGATGTGGGCAATTTTTTGCCTCTTTTGCCTGAGCATTCCGGGCATGATGCATGCGCAAAATCCCACGACAGTGACCAATACCGTAAACGCCAATGGTTTTGCGGTAAAAAAACAGGTCAGCAACTCTACTGTACCTTCCGGAGTCGTTTTTACCTACACCATTTTTTACACCATTCCCGCTGGCGCCACCAGCATCGTCATCACCGACCAGGTACCCGCATCGTTGGTAATTGATGGCGTAATACCCGGCACGGGTTGTGGCACTCCGACCGTCAGCACCGTTGGCAATTTGGTGAGCTACAGCCTGGCTTCGGTTACTTCCGGTTGTAGTGGAACCTTCCAAATCAACGTGCATTTCCCCGCCGGAACAACTTGTCCGGGCACGACTGCTCGCAACCAGGTCTGTTTGGAAGCCAAAAATCAACCCAAAATTTGCACCGATTTCGTTTCCACTACCGCTACCGCCAATAATCCTTTCGCCATCAGCAAAGGAGTAACGGGTTTGTCCTGGAACCCCCAGAACAACGGTTGCCAGTACATCATGGCCCTGGGCGGTAATGTGACCTACAACCTGATGGTGTACAAAGCCAGTCCTTACCAGGGCAACGACGACGGCCAAATCAACCTCAACAGCGCCGTAGTAACCGATGTGTTGCCCGCTGGTGCAACGCTGGTATCGAGCACTTGTGGCGTGACCCAAAGTGGCAATACCCTCACCTGGAATGTCGGCAACCTCAACGCCGCTACCCCTTGGGTATGGATGAGCTGTCAGGTGACCGTGAATTATCCAGCCGGGTCTTTCCCCGTAAACACCCAGATTCCCAATACCGCTACCTTGTCAGGCACCAACGTCTGTAATCAAGCCTTTTCTGTAAACAGCAACACGACCTGCGTGCAGGTAGCTGCCCCGATCAGCTCAGGAACTTTTAGCAAAGGCATATACCTCAACAACAAAATGCCCGGCTGTCAGGGGATTTATTACCTCACCACTTGCAACAATGGCAACACTCCACTTACTTTTTCCGTACAAGACGTACTGCCTGCCGGAGTTACCGTCAATTCAATTGTGTTCAACGCTTCTGCTCCAGTTACCGCCAGTGCAACCTTAGTGAACAGTTCCGTTTCTACCATCGCCACGAGTCAAACGGGCAACATCAACTGGACCGCTCCGAACATTAGCCCCGTTGCTTCCTTGAGTTTTAGCCAAACCGGTTTGGCCGCGGCAGGTTGTTTACAAATCCAGATTTTCTTTACCATCAATGCCAACGTGGCACCCAATACCACCATTACCAACTGTGCCAACCTAACTTCTACCCAAATTCCAGCGCAACAAAGTTGTGTCAGTTTTGTCACTTCCACCCCCGCTCCGGATTTGTGTTTATACAAAGAAATTTGTAGCCCCCAAGTGGCGTATCAGCCCGGCAATATCTTCCGCTACCGTTTGCGGGTACAAAACATCGGCTCTTTGAATGCCAACTTCAACCTCAGCGATGTGCTCAATCCCAGCCTGATTTATGTGGGCAATCAAATTGCCTATTCCAGCAACAGTTACAGTCCGCCTTGTGGTGGTGTGGGTGCAACGCCCTGGCCCATTGCTACGGCTTCCGTCAGCGGCAACACCCTGACCTGGACCAACCTGAATATTCCATCTGAGTGCCAGGACTTTTACTACGCCAACTGTGGCGCGTACGGTACGCAGGGTGTTACTTTTTACTTCATCGAATTTGATGTCAAAGTAGCCCCCGACGCGGCCAGTGGCATCGTACCCAACACGTTCACCGGTTCAGGTGGCAACTTGCCCACTTCCGAAACTGCCAACACCGTCAATACCATCATCAACGTTACCCACGGCACCGAACTGACCAAAGAAATCAGCAAAGACAACGTCACCTGGAGTTCCAGCACCACCACCAGCGCTGGAGGCAACCTTTGGTATCGCCTGAACATGAAAAACACGGGTACAGGTCCACTGTACGATGTGCGCAAAGTAGATCTGTTGCCCATCAACGATGGCCTCAACGATTGGAAGGTGATGAACCGTTCGGCAGCACGCGGCTCGCAGTTTGGCGTGAGCAATCCTACGGGATACGCCTACAGTGTATTGGCGACTCCAGCCGTAAGTGGCACCGCAGGTACAATGGCCGGCAACAACCTCAGCATCTTGAATTCCCTGGGTGTCAACATCGGTACAACGACCGACGCCTGGCCTTACACTGGCAGCGGCAACAACGTGGGCATTGTCTACGGCGCGGCGTATGGCCTGCTCAGTGGCGGCACCCTACGGGCCAGCTTTAAAGTAACGGCTTCGGCGAATGCCCAAACCAACCAGCAAGCTTGTAATGATTTTGCTTCACGCGGTTCGGGCAAATACATCATCAACGGCAACCTGACTTACACCCCGCTGACTCCGGCAGCTTCCAATACGGTTTGCGCCTCGGTCGTATCCAGCGGATGTTGTGAAAAAACTACGCTTCAAGCAATCCAGGGCAAATGCTGCGTCAAACTCGTAACACCTTGTGAAGTGAAACAAATTCAAGTGACCGTACAAGGAGGAACCATCAGCGGTGCCAACTGGAATTGTACCGCAAGCCTAGGCGCATACCAGGGCCAAAGCAGCTACAGCTTCATCCCCAATGGCTGTATCCCCACGATGGAGATGTGTTTTGATGCTGCAGCAAACAACACCACGGGCAGCATGGTCGTCATGATCAGCATTACCTTTAGCAACGGCGAACAGTGCTTTAAAGAAATCAAAATCGATGGTTGCAAACCACAAAAACCTAGCGATTGCTGTGGCCAGTGGGGCTTGACTTTCAAGAGCTCACACTTCAAAAAGACCGGCACGTTCACTTATGTCAATCCGTCCAACAAGTCCATTTGTTCGGTAAACATCATCGCAGCAGCGGGTTTGAGCGCAGGTTTCTACGGTGTAGATGGTGGCCCGGTGAGTAATCCAATGACCAGCACGAGCTTGATTACCCTCAGCCCCCCAGCCATCAACAGTGTGGTATTCTGGATGAGTTCAAGTGTAGTGTACAGCAGCAATGTGGTACTACAAGTCAACTACTGCGATGGAACGTTCTGCCGCGATACCCTCAAGTGGAAAGGCACGATCATCAACCACGATGTAGCTACTTTGAGCCATGCGATTACATCCAAGCTCTATGCAGTGCGCTTGCAAGCCGATCCGAACTCGAAATACAACAGCGAAATTGCCGCCATGGCAGTTAGTCTGGATATCACCGACCCAGGTACCGGTCGCTTGTCTTCTGCTCCGTATATTTTTGCAGCCAATGCCGGAAAAATTGAAGGTGAGGGTCTGCGGGATGACCAAAACTGCGCAGTAAGTACGGCGATGGGCGCGGATTATGTGTACGCACGTTTCCCTTCTTTGGAAGACCTGGACTACTGTGGTACCGCCATCGAAAAAGGCCTATCCCTGGTGATTGCGGACAACAGCGGCAACAAAACCGCCCCTACCCTGATGATCACCTACTTTGACGCCGAAGGCAATATCCTGAGTACACGCAAGTTCAGCAACTACATCAGTGGCGACATCAGTACCTCTGCGGTAGACCTCAAAAACAACGAAGCGGACTTCATGCAAGTGAATGTGTATCCCAACCCTGCCAAAGATCAAGCTACCCTTACTTACGCCATTGGTCGGGCCCGTACACTGAAAATTGACCTTTACGATACGCAAGGTAAACTGGTACAGACTTTGGAACAAGGCCATCAAAGTGAGGGCTTCCACAAACTGAACGTCAATACCAGCAGCCTTCCCGCCGGGATGTACTTCATCCGCATGATGAGCGACGGTTTGGTGCAAAACCAACGCCTGAGCGTGGTAAAATAA
- the lipA gene encoding lipoyl synthase — MVELPVVSKESTEGGRARKPDWLRVKLPIGPNYRKVRTLVDEYKLHTICQSGNCPNMGECWGAGTATFMILGNTCTRSCSFCAVKTGRPNEYDADEPRRVAEAIVLMQVKHAVITSVNRDELADRGAEIWHQTVRLVKESSPSTTIETLIPDTKANWEALERMISAGQEVVSHNMETVERLYRKVRPQAKYQRSLEQIQRTKAYGKRTKSGIMVGLGETQDEVFKIMDDLVAHDCDVLTIGQYLQPTQMHIAVAEFIHPDVFAMYKEVGLQKGFKFVESGPLVRSSYHAERHL, encoded by the coding sequence ATGGTTGAATTACCTGTTGTCAGCAAGGAAAGTACAGAAGGTGGCCGTGCTCGGAAACCAGATTGGTTGCGTGTAAAGCTGCCGATTGGCCCCAATTACCGCAAAGTGCGGACTTTGGTGGACGAATACAAGCTGCACACCATTTGCCAGAGTGGCAATTGCCCAAACATGGGTGAATGCTGGGGCGCAGGTACGGCAACCTTTATGATTCTGGGCAATACTTGCACCCGTTCTTGTTCTTTTTGTGCGGTAAAAACCGGTCGCCCCAACGAATACGACGCCGACGAGCCACGCCGTGTAGCCGAAGCCATCGTACTCATGCAGGTCAAACACGCAGTGATCACCTCCGTGAATCGCGACGAGCTGGCCGACCGCGGTGCCGAAATCTGGCATCAAACTGTTCGTCTGGTCAAAGAATCCTCTCCTTCCACCACCATCGAAACTTTGATTCCCGATACCAAAGCCAATTGGGAAGCGCTGGAGCGCATGATCTCCGCCGGGCAAGAAGTGGTATCGCACAACATGGAAACCGTCGAGCGCCTGTACCGCAAAGTGCGCCCTCAAGCCAAATACCAGCGCAGTCTGGAACAAATCCAACGCACCAAAGCCTACGGCAAACGCACGAAATCGGGCATCATGGTCGGTTTGGGTGAAACGCAGGATGAAGTGTTCAAAATCATGGACGACCTCGTGGCACACGACTGCGATGTACTCACCATCGGGCAATATTTACAGCCTACCCAAATGCACATTGCCGTGGCGGAATTCATCCACCCGGATGTGTTTGCCATGTACAAAGAAGTTGGCCTGCAGAAAGGCTTCAAGTTTGTGGAAAGTGGGCCACTGGTGCGGTCGAGTTATCATGCGGAGCGGCATTTGTAG
- a CDS encoding PIN domain nuclease, whose translation MTIVDSSVWIDYFNGKISRETELLDRLMGQEPLGVFDLILTEVLQGFAAESDFALAKNALNSLTFYSTGKKSSAIRCAENCRTLRKKGITIRKTIDAIIATNCIEYDFPLLHCDRDFDPFVAHLGLKAL comes from the coding sequence ATGACCATTGTAGATTCCTCCGTTTGGATTGACTATTTCAATGGTAAAATCAGCCGCGAAACGGAGCTCTTGGATCGATTGATGGGTCAAGAACCCCTGGGAGTATTTGACCTGATTTTAACCGAAGTATTACAAGGATTTGCAGCTGAGTCGGATTTTGCTTTGGCAAAAAATGCGCTCAATTCATTGACTTTTTATTCAACAGGCAAAAAATCCAGCGCTATAAGGTGTGCAGAAAATTGCAGAACATTGAGAAAGAAAGGAATTACCATTCGTAAAACGATAGATGCCATTATCGCCACCAATTGTATTGAATACGACTTTCCGCTTTTGCATTGCGACAGGGATTTTGATCCCTTTGTAGCACACTTGGGGTTGAAAGCCCTTTGA
- a CDS encoding type II toxin-antitoxin system VapB family antitoxin, with amino-acid sequence MRTNIVIDDQLMDQAIALSGLETKKAVVEHALKLYIQLLQQAALRELRGKLHWEGNLDQMRQDQ; translated from the coding sequence ATGCGAACCAATATAGTCATTGACGACCAATTAATGGATCAAGCGATTGCCCTCAGTGGCCTCGAAACCAAAAAAGCGGTGGTTGAACATGCTTTAAAGTTGTACATCCAATTGCTTCAGCAAGCTGCGCTTCGTGAACTGCGTGGGAAACTGCACTGGGAAGGAAATTTGGATCAAATGCGACAAGACCAATGA